From Tripterygium wilfordii isolate XIE 37 chromosome 13, ASM1340144v1, whole genome shotgun sequence, the proteins below share one genomic window:
- the LOC120012273 gene encoding rhamnogalacturonate lyase B-like codes for MNMEMLEMKKEKKKGRCLAIMVVVAMELLFLFSASSAEPTTSPFRKLLLGDLKESKTKASPSTVSLLREYEHEDGKIIVDNGILQVTISIPDGFVTGINYNGIDNLLATQNEKNNRGYWDVVWEEPGNHDIFDKLATTDFRVIVEDEDQVEVSFTKTWNISHHDSYTVPLHIDKRYILRRGVSGLYAYTIMEREQGWPEVEMYQTRIVFKLRDDLFKFMALSDQRQRVMPAPEDRESGQPLAYPEAVLLTSATNPRLRGEVDDKYQYSCEDKDNRVHGWISNADPSVGFWMITPSNEFRNGGPIKQDLTSHVGPTVLNMFVSTHYAGEDLDTHYSSEEPWKKVFGPVLIYLNSQPNNNSSLWEDAKKQMLTEVQNWPYDFPRSEDFPTSLQRGSITGRLLVVDRYAHYNMTWTKSAYVGLAAPGESGSWQTESKGYQFWTKTDSKGKFLIKNVRVGNYSLYAWVPGVIGDYKFDPLISINPGEEIKLDVIKYHPPRAGPTLWEIGYPDRSAEEFYVPDPYPTLMNRLYTQVRAEKFRQYGLWERYSDLYSTQDLIYTVGLDNYQKDWYFAHNSRNVGNNTYAATTWQIKFDLVHNPDQTGNYTMQLALAAANGAEIQVRFNNGVADQPHFTTGLVGKDNAIARHGIHGLYHLYTIGVPSDLLNNGGNTIFLTQTRTRSPFFGVMYDYIRLEGPPQP; via the exons ATGAATATGGAAATGTTGGagatgaagaaggagaagaagaaaggaaggtGTTTGGCAataatggtggtggtggcgaTGGAGCTGCTTTTCTTGTTCTCTGCTTCTTCTGCAGAGCCAACAACCTCCCCATTCAg AAAACTATTGTTAGGGGATCTTAAAGAATCAAAGACTAAGGCTTCTCCTTCAACAGTGTCACTGCTTAGAGAATATGAACATGAAGATGGAAAGATCATCGTAGATAATGGCATCCTTCAAGTCACAATTTCAATTCCAGATGGTTTTGTCACTGGAATCAACTACAATGGGATCGATAATCTACTTGCAacccaaaatgaaaagaacaatcGAGG GTATTGGGACGTCGTGTGGGAAGAGCCTGGAAATCATGATATATTTgacaa ATTGGCAACAACAGATTTCAGGGTGATAGTGGAAGACGAGGATCAAGTAGAAGTTTCATTCACCAAAACATGGAATATCTCCCATCATGACTCCTACACGGTTCCCTTACACATAGACAAAAG GTATATATTGCGGAGAGGTGTATCGGGTTTATATGCGTACACGATCATGGAGCGCGAACAAGGATGGCCAGAAGTAGAAATGTACCAAACGAGGATTGTGTTCAAGCTTCGGGATGACCT gttCAAATTCATGGCTCTATCAGACCAAAGACAGAGGGTCATGCCAGCGCCTGAGGACCGGGAAAGCGGTCAACCACTTGCCTATCCTGAAGCAGTTTTGTTGACCAGCGCAACCAATCCACGGCTTAGAGGAGag GTGGACGACAAGTACCAGTACTCGTGCGAGGACAAGGACAATAGAGTTCACGGATGGATATCCAATGCAGATCCATCCGTTGGATTTTGGATGATCACGCCCAGTAATGAGTTCCGCAATGGTGGGCCCATCAAGCAGGACCTCACCTCTCATGTGGGCCCAACCGTCCTCAAT ATGTTTGTGAGTACTCACTACGCTGGGGAGGACCTGGACACACATTACAGCAGTGAAGAGCCATGGAAGAAAGTCTTTGGTCCTGTTCTTATCTATCTCAactcccaacccaacaacaactcTTCACTATGGGAAGATGCTAAGAAACAG ATGTTAACTGAAGTCCAAAACTGGCCCTACGATTTCCCTCGATCCGAAGACTTTCCTACTTCTCTTCAACGTGGAAGCATCACAGGCCGATTGCTAGTAGTCGACAG ATATGCTCACTACAACATGACCTGGACCAAGTCCGCATACGTGGGATTGGCTGCACCAGGAGAGTCAGGATCCTGGCAGACAGAGTCTAAG GGTTATCAATTTTGGACTAAGACAGACAGCAAAGGGAAATTCTTAATCAAGAATGTTAGAGTGGGTAATTACAGTCTCTATGCTTGGGTCCCTGGAGTTATTGGAGATTACAAATTTGATCCACTTATTTCCATCAATCCAG GTGAGGAGATCAAATTGGATGTGATCAAGTACCATCCACCAAGGGCGGGCCCAACATTGTGGGAGATAGGGTATCCAGACCGCTCTGCTGAAGAGTTCTACGTGCCCGACCCGTATCCGACACTCATGAACAGATTGTACACCCAAGTGCGTGCAGAGAA GTTTAGGCAATATGGGTTGTGGGAACGATACTCGGATTTATACTCAACACAGGATCTAATCTACACGGTTGGTCTTGATAATTACCAAAAAGATTGGTATTTTGCTCATAACAGCAG AAATGTAGGAAATAACACATACGCAGCAACGACGTGGCAGATTAAATTTGATCTAGTACATAATCCGGATCAAACTGGAAATTACACCATGCAATTGGCATTGGCAGCAGCCAATGGTGCTGAAATACAG GTTCGGTTCAATAACGGAGTCGCGGATCAGCCTCATTTTACGACGGGTTTAGTAGGCAAGGACAATGCCATTGCGAGACATGGAATTCATGGGTTATACCATTTGTACACTATTGGTGTACCAAGTGATCTGCTGAACAATGGTGGCAACACAATATTTCTCACACAGACAAGAACGAGAAGTCCTTTTTTTGGAGTTATGTATGACTATATTCGCTTAGAAGGACCTCCTCAACCTTGA
- the LOC120013663 gene encoding L-type lectin-domain containing receptor kinase IX.1-like: protein MASFFSFLFLLFSFIFFLPSATSISFRMSQFSNNDNSIYYEGDARTLAGTIDFTSPNYLCHVGRATYTKMVPIWDSKSRVLTDFTTRFTLSIDTEGRPAYGAGFAFFLGPVGFPIPVNSVGGFLGLYNTTTTGSSRNQIVHVEFDTYSNSDWDPPYEHVGINKNSISSAVTTPWNVTFHGADNADVWISYNSTTKNLSVSWTYRKTNTPLENSSLSHIVDLREILPEWVTIGFIAATGQLLERHTLLSWEFSSSLDMEEESNGKNGNSLLLLVGLPVVVSVFFFGAIVAFGVCRRKKLQKKKRKRIAERLTLASINEDLERGAGPRRFSYEELVSATNNFSNDKKLGEGGFGSVYKGYLIDIDLPVAVKKISRASRQGKKEYVTEVRVISRLRHRNLVKLVGWCHDRGEFLLVYEFMPNGSLDMHLFSKRSYTPLNWNLRYKIALGIASGLLYLHEEWEQCVVHRDIKSSNIMLDSSFNVKLGDFGLARLMDHEIGPLTTGLAGTLGYLAPEYISTRRPSKESDVYSFGVVALEIVTGRKTSEPPEENNEICLVEWVWNLYGNENLLSGVDQRLNSDFDMNQVQCLMIVGLWCAHPDHSFRPSIRQAIQVLKSEANTPNLPRRMPVPIFHVPNIPSTSAVGESSMMSNSIIEVGR, encoded by the coding sequence ATggcctctttcttttcttttttgtttcttctgttttccttcattttctttcttccctCTGCTACTTCGATTTCATTTCGGATGTCTCAGTTCAGTAACAATGATAATAGCATATACTATGAAGGAGATGCGAGAACTTTAGCTGGAACCATTGATTTCACCAGCCCAAATTATTTGTGTCATGTTGGTAGAGCCACCTACACCAAAATGGTGCCAATCTGGGATTCCAAATCCAGAGTGCTTACAGACTTCACCACCCGTTTCACTCTCAGCATCGACACTGAAGGCCGTCCAGCTTATGGTGCCGGATTTGCATTTTTTCTTGGTCCTGTTGGATTTCCAATCCCAGTTAACTCAGTTGGGGGTTTCTTAGGCCTCTATAACACCACAACCACTGGATCCTCTCGGAACCAAATTGTCCATGTTGAATTTGACACCTATTCAAATTCGGATTGGGATCCTCCATATGAACATGTGGGGATTAACAAAAACTCAATTTCTTCTGCAGTAACCACTCCTTGGAATGTGACTTTCCATGGTGCCGACAATGCTGATGTTTGGATCAGTTACAACTCTACTACCAAGAACTTGAGTGTATCTTGGACTTACCGGAAAACCAATACCCCGTTAGAGAATTCTAGCCTTTCTCACATTGTTGATCTCAGAGAGATCCTTCCTGAGTGGGTCACAATTGGATTTATTGCTGCCACAGGTCAACTACTAGAAAGACATACACTTCTGTCTTGGGAGTTCAGTTCAAGCTTAGATATGGAGGAGGAATCAAATGGAAAGAATGGCAATTCTTTGTTACTCTTAGTTGGTCTACCAGTTGTAGTGAGTGTGTTCTTTTTTGGAGCAATTGTAGCTTTTGGGGTTTGCCGTAGAAAGAAGctgcagaagaagaaaagaaagcgaATAGCGGAGAGATTGACTTTAGCATCAATCAATGAAGACCTGGAAAGAGGAGCAGGTCCAAGAAGATTCTCTTATGAAGAACTAGTTTCTGCTACCAATAACTTCTCCAATGATAAGAAATTAGGTGAAGGAGGATTTGGTTCTGTCTACAAAGGCTACCTGATTGATATAGACTTGCCAGTTGCTGTCAAGAAAATATCAAGAGCTTCTAGACAAGGCAAAAAAGAGTATGTGACCGAGGTCAGGGTTATTAGCCGGCTGAGGCACCGGAACCTGGTGAAACTCGTCGGTTGGTGCCACGACAGAGGCGAGTTCCTGCTCGTGTATGAGTTCATGCCAAATGGAAGCCTTGATATGCATCTGTTCAGCAAGAGAAGTTATACTCCTCTGAACTGGAATTTGAGATATAAAATTGCCCTGGGAATAGCGTCTGGATTGCTCTATCTTCATGAAGAATGGGAGCAGTGTGTTGTGCACCGTGACATTAAATCAAGTAATATaatgctagattcaagttttaaTGTGAAGCTTGGAGATTTTGGGTTAGCTCGGCTCATGGATCACGAGATAGGTCCCCTGACAACGGGATTAGCAGGAACTTTAGGCTACCTTGCACCTGAATATATAAGCACTAGAAGGCCTAGCAAGGAATCGGATGTGTACAGCTTTGGGGTGGTGGCATTAGAAATTGTGACAGGCAGAAAGACAAGTGAGCCTCCGGAGGAGAACAATGAAATATGCTTGGTAGAGTGGGTTTGGAATCTTTATGGAAATGAAAATCTTCTTTCAGGTGTTGATCAGAGACTGAATTCGGATTTCGACATGAATCAAGTTCAGTGTTTGATGATTGTGGGACTATGGTGTGCTCATCCTGATCACAGTTTTAGGCCTTCAATAAGACAAGCAATTCAAGTGTTGAAATCTGAAGCAAATACTCCTAATCTTCCAAGGAGAATGCCTGTTCCTATCTTTCATGTGCCTAATATTCCCTCAACCAGTGCTGTTGGTGAATCTTCGATGATGAGTAATTCAATTATTGAAGTGGGTCGTTAA
- the LOC120012312 gene encoding 60S ribosomal protein L38-like, which translates to MRFPSPPLKKKKKRPITKMSKQIHEIKDFLLTVMRKDDCSVKNKGSKDVVKFKVRCSTYLYTLCAFDSENADKLKQSLSSGLSV; encoded by the coding sequence ATGAGGTTCCCGTCTCCtcctttgaagaagaagaaaaagagaccGATAACTAAAATGTCTAAGCAAATTCATGAAATCAAGGATTTCCTCCTAACGGTTATGAGGAAGGATGACTGCTCTGTCAAGAACAAGGGGAGTAAGGATGTTGTTAAGTTCAAGGTTCGCTGCTCCACGTACCTCTATACCTTGTGTGCATTTGACTCGGAAAATGCTGACAAGTTGAAGCAATCTCTGTCATCGGGTTTGAGTGTGTAA
- the LOC120012309 gene encoding 8-hydroxygeraniol dehydrogenase-like, which produces MLLSPIYTSTFSTAHTRTLKQFLLWKKEKKMGMSPEAVLPVSCFGWAARDTSGHLSPFNFSRRDTGDEDVRFKVLYCGICHTDLHNAKNDWGVSIYPLIPGHEIVGVVTEVGSKVKKVKVGDKVGVGCMVGSCRSCEDCSNDLENYCPKVVWTYGVPDYDGMVTYGGYSDHMVANEHFIIRFPENMPLDAGAPLLCAGITVYSPLKYFGLDVPGTHVGVAGLGGLGHVAVKFAKAFGAKVTVISTSPTKKQEALEHLGADYFLVSSDQDQMKAAMRTMDGVIDTISANHSIVSLTGLLKSNGKLILVGLPGKPLELPAFAVVAARKTVAGSCIGGMEETQEMIDFAAKHNITSDIEVIPMDYVNTAMERLVKNDVRYRFVIDIGNTMAATKP; this is translated from the exons ATGCTTCTATCCCCCATTTATACCTCAACGTTCTCTACAGCTCACACTCGCACACTTAAACAATTTCTTCTGtggaaaaaagagaagaaaatgggtATGTCACCAGAAGCAGTACTCCCAGTCTCTTGCTTCGGATGGGCAGCTAGAGACACATCTGGACACCTCTCCCCTTTCAACTTCTCTAGAAG GGATACTGGTGATGAGGATGTGAGATTCAAGGTTTTGTATTGTGGGATTTGTCACACTGATCTCCATAATGCCAAGAATGATTGGGGCGTTTCCATTTACCCTCTAATTCCTGG CCATGAGATTGTGGGAGTAGTGACTGAAGTGGGGAGCAAGGTGAAAAAAGTTAAAGTGGGAGATAAAGTGGGAGTAGGATGCATGGTTGGTTCATGTCGATCATGCGAGGACTGTTCCAATGACCTTGAAAATTACTGCCCTAAAGTGGTATGGACCTATGGTGTTCCTGACTATGATGGGATGGTCACATATGGTGGCTACTCCGATCACATGGTTGCCAATGAGCACTTCATTATTAGATTCCCGGAAAACATGCCACTTGATGCCGGCGCTCCCCTACTGTGTGCTGGAATCACAGTTTATAGTCCCTTGAAATATTTTGGGCTGGACGTACCTGGTACACATGTTGGTGTGGCTGGCCTAGGTGGGCTTGGTCATGTTGCTGTTAAGTTTGCTAAGGCTTTTGGTGCAAAAGTGACAGTGATTAGTACCTCTCCTACGAAGAAACAAGAAGCTTTGGAGCATCTTGGTGCTGACTACTTTTTGGTCAGTAGTGATCAAGACCAGATGAAG GCTGCTATGCGAACAATGGACGGTGTCATTGACACCATTTCCGCAAATCACTCTATTGTGTCACTGACTGGGCTGTTGAAGTCTAATGGAAAACTTATTCTAGTTGGTTTACCAGGGAAACCGCTTGAGCTGCCTGCCTTTGCTGTGGTTGCTG CAAGGAAGACAGTAGCTGGGAGCTGCATTGGAGGAATGGAGGAGACACAAGAGATGATTGACTTCGCGGCAAAGCACAATATAACATCAGACATTGAAGTTATTCCAATGGATTATGTGAATACTGCAATGGAGCGCCTTGTGAAAAACGATGTTAGATATCGATTCGTCATTGACATTGGAAACACCATGGCTGCTACCAAACCTTGA